Part of the Streptomyces sp. RFCAC02 genome is shown below.
CGGCCGACCTCATGTCCACCAACCTGTACATCATGGGCAACTCCGTGCTCTTCTTCGCCGAGAACAACGACTGCCAGGGCACGTTCGCCGACAACACCGTCACCCTCACCTCGTGCACCGAGGGCATCAACGGCGAGCAGTGGACCGAGATGACGGCCACGGTGACCCCGAACGGCGACGGCACCCTGGACGTCACCTGGGACTCCGGCCGGCAGGAGACGTACTTCATCGAGCAGTGATACGGCCCTCCCCCGCCGTCACGCGGCCCGGCTCGGCGTTCGGGCGATCCGGACCCGTGCCGGGTCCGCGGCGGACCGGTGCGGGGAGGAAGACGCCGGGAGAACGGCCCGTACGACGACGCCGCGCAGCAGTTGGCCGCGGCCAGGAACCGGACTCGGTGCGGCACACGTCTCCCGCACCATGGGTGATCGCCAAGACCACGTGATGTCCGTCAAGCTGGTCCCGCAGTCGGCGGCGGGTGTGGACGCGCCGGAGGTCAACGACTACGACAGCTTCGCCGAGGCGTACACGGCCGTGAGCGAGACCAACCTGGTCAACGCCCACTACGAGCGTCCCGCGATGCTGGCCCTCGCCGGAGACGTGGCCGGCCGGCGGATCCTCGACGCCGGCTGCGGAGCGGGACTCCTGTTCGCCGCGCTGCGCGACCGTGGCGCCGTGGTGAGCGGCTTCGACTCGAGCGCCGGGATGCTGGAGCTGGCCCGGCGGCGGCTCGGCGACAGTGCGGACCTGAAGGCGGCGGACCTGGGCGGCCCGCTTCCCTACCCCGACGACACGTTCGACGATGTGGTCGCGTCCCTGGTGCTGCACTACCTGGAGGACTGGGGACCTGCTCTGGCCGAGCTGCGACGCGTGCTCAAGCCCGGCGGCCGGCTGATCGCTTCGATCGACCATCCCTTCGCCGTCAACCTCATGCACCGCGAGGTCGGCCGCGAGGCGGAATGCGACTACTTCGACACCACCAGGTGGACCGTGGAGTGGACCATCGGCAGCCGGACCGCCCTGGTGAGTCGCTGGCACAGGCCGCTGCACGCGACGATCGAGGCGTTCACCGGGGCCGGTTTCCGGATCACGGACATCGGCGAGCCGGATCCCGACCCCGCCGCCGGCGAGCTGTTTCCCGAGGCCATCGCCGCCATGCCGCGCTTCCTGTCCTTCCTGTTCTTCGTCCTGCGGGCCGATTGACTTCCGCTCCCCCACCTAAAGGTGGGGGACTCCTACCACGGTCGTCTGACCGTCTCGGTGGGTTCCTGCTTCACCGCGCTGCGCCGGTACGGGTACCGGTCTTACCTGCGCTCCACAGGCCGTAACGGCCAGTCCGGCCGCCTTGGCGACGTTGACCGCCGCATTGATGTCCCGGTCCAGGACGGCCCCGCACTCCCCGCACGTCCACTCCCGGACGCTCAAGGGCTTGGGGCCGTCCTTGACGCCGCACACGGAGCACACCTGGGAGGTCGGCTCGAACCGGCCGATCCTCACGAAGGTGCGCCCGTGCCGCGCGGCCTTGTACTCCAGCATGCTCACGAACGCCGACCAGCCCGCGTCGTGCACGGACTTGGCCAGGCGCGTGCGGGCGAGTCCCTTCACCGACAGGTCTTCCACGGCGACCGCTTGGTTCTCGCGGATCAGCTTCGTGGAGAGCTGGTGGTGGAACTCGCGGCGCGCGTCGGCGACCCGCGCGTGAGCGCGAGCGACCTTCACCCTGGCCTTGCCCCGGTTCGCGGAGCCCTTCTGCTTGCGGGACAGCTCCCGCTGCGCCTTCTTCAACCGCTTCTCGGCCCGCCGCAGGAAGCGCGGACTGTCGACCTTCGTCCCGTCGCTGAGAACGGCGAAGTGTCCCAGCCCGAGGTCTATGCCGACCTCGGCGTCTACCTCGGACAGTACCTCGGTCGGCTCGGTCTCCACCACGAACGAGGCGAAGTACCGGCCCGCCGAGTCCTTCACGACCGTCACGGTGGACGGGGTGGACGGCAGCGCACGGGACCACTTCACCCGCACGTCGCCGACCTTGGGAAGGGACAGGTCCCCGCCTGTGGTGATCTTCCAGCGGGCATTCGCGGTGAAGCGGATCGACTGCCGGGTGTCCCGCTTGGACTTGAAGCGCGGGGCTCCCATGCGGGGGCGCTTGCCCTTGATGCCGTCGAAGAAGTTCTTGTACGCGGTGTCCAGGTCCCGGAGGGACTGCTGGAGGACCACCGACGAAACCTCGCCGAGCCAAGCTCGCTCCGGTGTCTTCTTCGCCTCGGTGATGAGCTGCTTCGACAGGCCCCCGGACTTCGGGTACGGGCGGCCCTGCTCGTGGGCGTCCTTGCGGGCGCGCAACGCGTCGTTGAAGACGACGCGGGCGCACCCGAACGCCTGGGCCAGAGCGGCACGCTGAGGGCCGTTCAGGTACAGGCGGAAGCTGTACCGAAGCTGCATACCGAAGAGCGTACTGCCAGTTGGTTTATGGCTGAGTATCAGGATATCCGTACAGGTAGGCACTGCGCTTTCGCCCTTCACGCGCACTTGGTTTTCGTGACGAAGTACCGACACAAGGTGTTCGGGGACGCGCACCTTCGACGCTTGGAAGAGATCATGCGGAGCGTCTGCGAGGACTTCGAGACGGAGTTGGTCGAGTTCAACGGCGAGGCGAACCACGTGCACATCCTCGTGAACTTCCCGCCGAAGGTCGCGATCTCGAAGCTGGTCAACTCGCTCAAGGGCGTCAGCTCGTGCCGGTTGCGGCAGGAGTTCCCGGACCTCGTCCGGCACTACTGGCGGGCTCAGCACCTGTGGTCCGGGTCGTACTTCGCCGGATCCGTGGGCGGAGCGCCTCTGTCGATCGCGAAGCAGTACATCGAGCAGCAGAACCGCCCGGCCTGACCTGATCGTGAGCGCGGGTCAACAGTGCGGATCCGTGCCCACGGCCGAGGTCAGAGCGGGCTAAAGATTCGCTTCACCTCCGGGCTGAAGCCCGGAGCACTGCGAATGAAGC
Proteins encoded:
- a CDS encoding class I SAM-dependent methyltransferase, which produces MSVKLVPQSAAGVDAPEVNDYDSFAEAYTAVSETNLVNAHYERPAMLALAGDVAGRRILDAGCGAGLLFAALRDRGAVVSGFDSSAGMLELARRRLGDSADLKAADLGGPLPYPDDTFDDVVASLVLHYLEDWGPALAELRRVLKPGGRLIASIDHPFAVNLMHREVGREAECDYFDTTRWTVEWTIGSRTALVSRWHRPLHATIEAFTGAGFRITDIGEPDPDPAAGELFPEAIAAMPRFLSFLFFVLRAD
- a CDS encoding RNA-guided endonuclease TnpB family protein — encoded protein: MQLRYSFRLYLNGPQRAALAQAFGCARVVFNDALRARKDAHEQGRPYPKSGGLSKQLITEAKKTPERAWLGEVSSVVLQQSLRDLDTAYKNFFDGIKGKRPRMGAPRFKSKRDTRQSIRFTANARWKITTGGDLSLPKVGDVRVKWSRALPSTPSTVTVVKDSAGRYFASFVVETEPTEVLSEVDAEVGIDLGLGHFAVLSDGTKVDSPRFLRRAEKRLKKAQRELSRKQKGSANRGKARVKVARAHARVADARREFHHQLSTKLIRENQAVAVEDLSVKGLARTRLAKSVHDAGWSAFVSMLEYKAARHGRTFVRIGRFEPTSQVCSVCGVKDGPKPLSVREWTCGECGAVLDRDINAAVNVAKAAGLAVTACGAQVRPVPVPAQRGEAGTHRDGQTTVVGVPHL
- the tnpA gene encoding IS200/IS605 family transposase; translation: MAEYQDIRTGRHCAFALHAHLVFVTKYRHKVFGDAHLRRLEEIMRSVCEDFETELVEFNGEANHVHILVNFPPKVAISKLVNSLKGVSSCRLRQEFPDLVRHYWRAQHLWSGSYFAGSVGGAPLSIAKQYIEQQNRPA